From Halostella salina, one genomic window encodes:
- a CDS encoding DUF7854 family protein, whose product MDRIAALRNVEDALAEYEQGETDLESLEREVVGVVRTYATEFDGGLAPYRAQGDGPADGLVVVAESRREARERVRDLSGVDREVAVEQLDE is encoded by the coding sequence ATGGACCGGATCGCCGCACTCAGAAACGTCGAGGACGCGCTCGCGGAGTACGAGCAGGGGGAGACGGACCTCGAGAGCCTCGAACGCGAGGTCGTCGGCGTGGTACGGACGTACGCGACCGAGTTCGACGGCGGGCTCGCGCCGTATCGAGCGCAGGGCGACGGCCCCGCCGACGGGCTGGTGGTCGTCGCCGAGTCCCGGCGGGAGGCCCGCGAGCGGGTGCGTGACCTCTCCGGCGTGGATCGGGAGGTGGCCGTCGAGCAGCTCGACGAGTGA
- a CDS encoding DUF7504 family protein — MSDLADSVGDATAVVLLAPAAADDGSVCVDLLHPSDQPTNLLFVSFTGSPQRRLAEWIDRAGGRPAATYVLASGESTDGFDAEGPQPDRVERVGTPNDLTGISIRVSEVLNEWADSDAQSVVCFDSVTALLQYVDVETVYEFLHVLTGRLYAFGATGHFHLDPDAHSALVVAQIQTVFDAAVRIDDDGTTAVRGSRFQ; from the coding sequence ATGAGTGACCTCGCCGACTCGGTCGGGGACGCGACAGCGGTGGTCCTGCTCGCGCCGGCGGCCGCGGACGACGGATCAGTTTGTGTCGACCTCCTCCACCCGTCCGACCAGCCGACGAACCTGCTGTTCGTCTCCTTTACCGGCTCGCCCCAGCGCCGACTCGCCGAGTGGATCGACCGGGCGGGCGGTCGGCCGGCGGCGACGTACGTCCTCGCCTCCGGCGAGAGCACCGACGGGTTCGACGCCGAGGGGCCACAGCCGGACAGGGTCGAACGGGTCGGCACCCCGAACGACCTGACGGGGATCAGCATCCGCGTGAGCGAAGTGTTGAACGAGTGGGCCGACTCGGACGCCCAGAGCGTCGTCTGTTTCGACTCCGTCACGGCGCTGCTCCAGTACGTGGACGTCGAGACCGTGTACGAGTTCCTCCACGTCCTGACCGGCCGGCTGTACGCGTTCGGCGCGACCGGCCACTTCCACCTCGACCCGGACGCCCACTCCGCGCTGGTCGTCGCGCAGATACAGACCGTGTTCGACGCCGCGGTTCGGATCGACGACGATGGGACGACCGCCGTCCGTGGCAGTAGATTCCAGTAG
- a CDS encoding aldo/keto reductase: MPIDDLPRLGLGTYSDADREQWTDTVETALDVGYRHVDTAQVYENERYVGEGIAASDVDRDDLFLATKTVHIDLPPEPSGVPDAIDGCLDRLGVDYVDLLYVHWPSGLYDAEAVLPAFDDAVDDGRIRNVGLSNFTPELLDEAREVLDAPVAAHQVELHPLLQQDELVEYAQRHDHWLVAYSPLAQGEVVDVPVLREIADKHDATPAQVSLAWLSSKDNVAAIPKASSRDHLRENLAALDLELDDEDVARIEAIDREQRFVDPDHAPWNR; the protein is encoded by the coding sequence ATGCCGATCGACGACCTGCCCAGACTGGGGCTGGGAACCTACTCCGACGCCGACCGCGAGCAGTGGACCGACACCGTCGAAACCGCGCTTGACGTCGGCTACCGCCACGTCGACACCGCACAGGTGTACGAGAACGAGCGGTACGTCGGCGAGGGGATCGCGGCGTCGGACGTCGACCGCGACGACCTGTTTCTCGCCACGAAGACCGTCCACATCGACCTGCCGCCCGAGCCGAGCGGCGTTCCGGACGCCATCGACGGCTGTCTCGACCGTCTCGGCGTCGACTACGTCGACCTGCTGTACGTCCACTGGCCGTCCGGTCTCTACGACGCCGAGGCGGTCCTCCCGGCGTTCGACGATGCGGTCGACGACGGCCGGATCCGCAACGTCGGCCTGTCGAACTTCACGCCGGAACTGCTGGACGAGGCCCGCGAGGTCCTCGACGCGCCCGTGGCGGCCCATCAGGTCGAACTGCACCCGCTCCTCCAGCAGGACGAACTCGTCGAGTACGCCCAGCGCCACGACCACTGGCTCGTCGCCTACTCCCCGCTCGCACAGGGCGAGGTGGTCGACGTGCCCGTCCTGCGGGAGATCGCCGACAAACACGACGCGACCCCCGCACAGGTGAGCCTCGCGTGGCTGTCCTCGAAGGACAACGTCGCCGCCATCCCGAAGGCCAGTAGCCGGGACCACCTCCGCGAGAACCTCGCGGCGCTGGACCTGGAACTCGACGACGAAGACGTCGCCCGGATCGAGGCCATCGACCGCGAGCAGCGATTCGTCGACCCCGACCACGCGCCCTGGAACCGGTAG
- a CDS encoding LAGLIDADG family homing endonuclease — MAQADNTELVDSFEQFYRSYYRDEIGQLAQRYPNEQRSLYVDWQDLYRYDPDLADDYLSKPDQLREYAEEALRLYDLPVDVSLGQAHVRIRNLPETTEIREIRSRHVNNLVSVRGIVRKATDVRPKIEEAAFECQRCGTLTRVPQSSGNFQEPHECQGCERQGPFQINFDQSEFVDSQKIRVQESPEGLRGGETPQAIDVHVEDDITGEVTPGDHVAATGVLNLEQQGSQQEKSAVFDVYMDGVSVEVEEEQFEDMEITEEDKQAIVSLSNEPDIYERMVGSIAPSIYGYEQEKLAMILQLFSGVTKHLPDESRIRGDLHMLLIGDPGTGKCVTGDTRVTLADGTQRPIREIVESQLDDPKPVDDGVYQEVDIPLPSMDDDGELVHKRATKVWKREAPERMYRIRTATGTELEVTPSHPLFVQSDNGFAAVPAEDLRDGDFVAVPDTLPTAGDDTITTSYRRAKSNNAVRLDLPEEWTAKLARLVGYIIAEGYVERRDDNTGHVFVTNNDREILDDVSDALNALGLNYTERRSHPGKSAKEIYCSSSEFVTFLENLEPSILESSADQRVPDAVMSATKATKAEFLRAYVDAEGHVSATQRELAVASASEELLRDVRSLLLSVGITSQQFERANGSYRLRVSGEQFQRYRERVGFVTDRKAKAAREVDEGETNTNRDVIPEVGDDLRRVRERLRLTQFDCGIPRPTYQHYERGDRNPSRESLREVVSRFEERLNELRDLQESVESGNWTAVETARQLLGLSQTELADGIGVCQRSVSLYEQGEVAPDGGRVTDAKQVVQDRIDDALAAASDVEALRSLVTGDVRWDCIASIQCVEPEEDWVYDLEVADTHNYLTNNVVSHNSQLLSYIQNIAPRSVYTSGKGSSSAGLCVTGDTMIHTDDGYRPIRDIVTESLPDPVDTETGVGGAIDVRTFDRNAGEMTDATTSHLWRMPEKPCRRIETNHGKELEASVNTPVLTCGADGIEWRQISEIEAGDHVAVPRYGDLDRSEVRVREFLELTSEKVQLAEGSVTFLRESLREEFGTLRDAAAALDLSEDFIYCHLKNRHVPLEKLDRMLDAVGATRADVQFDRLMVRHGDSITIPETFDEDLMYLLGLVFGDGDISLDRRGGNRGMVRISNGNETLLERAADIFDEKFDKRPEVERQADKVPCIRVNSATIARLFSNAGMETPKEDLALAPELTVAEHGDAFLRGLMDADGSVSVRDAGGSSVLLSTISDELARQVQLMLETYGVRARTRERDRRGSYELDDGYTIESKHVQQFVEMYGADIDRYADAIGFASREKRQALERITADERRQRERLPIGSTLAAVEGETGQYYQNVHRGDDPGRAWARSMLEDIDLGPVETEVRETVDADLRWDEVVAAVDTGRKEVFDLTVPDTNNFVGNGVVTHNTAAAVRDDFGDGQQWTLEAGALVLADKGVAAIDELDKMAADDRSAMHEALEQQKISVSKAGINATLKSRCSLLGAANPKYGRFDQYESIGEQIDLEPALISRFDLIFTVTDQPDEEEDRNLAEHILTTNYAGELNTQRSEMASPDVTQAEVDEVTEEVDPEIEAELLRKYVAYAKQNCHPRMTDAAREAIRDFYVDLRAKGQDEDAPVPVTARKLEALVRLAEASARVRLSDTVEHEDAERVIEIVRSCLQDIGVDPETGQFDADVVETGTSKTQRDRIRNIKQLISDIEEEYDEGAPVDVVLDRADEIGMDHSKAEHEIEKLKQQGEVYEPQTDHLRTT, encoded by the coding sequence ATGGCCCAGGCGGACAACACCGAACTCGTCGACTCGTTCGAGCAGTTCTACCGGTCGTACTACCGCGACGAGATCGGGCAGCTCGCGCAGCGCTACCCGAACGAGCAGCGGTCGCTGTACGTCGACTGGCAGGACCTCTACCGCTACGACCCCGACCTGGCCGACGACTACCTCTCGAAGCCCGACCAGCTCCGGGAGTACGCCGAGGAGGCGCTCCGGCTGTACGACCTCCCGGTCGACGTGAGCCTCGGGCAGGCCCACGTCCGCATCCGGAACCTCCCCGAGACAACCGAGATCCGGGAGATACGCTCCCGGCACGTCAACAACCTGGTCTCGGTGCGGGGCATCGTCCGCAAGGCGACGGACGTGCGCCCGAAGATAGAGGAGGCCGCCTTCGAGTGCCAGCGCTGCGGAACGCTCACCCGCGTTCCCCAGTCCAGCGGCAACTTCCAGGAGCCCCACGAGTGTCAGGGCTGCGAGCGGCAGGGCCCGTTCCAGATCAACTTCGACCAGTCGGAGTTCGTCGACTCCCAGAAGATCCGCGTGCAGGAAAGCCCCGAGGGGCTGCGCGGCGGCGAGACGCCGCAGGCGATCGACGTCCACGTCGAGGACGACATCACCGGCGAGGTGACCCCCGGCGACCACGTCGCCGCGACGGGCGTCCTGAACCTGGAGCAGCAGGGCAGCCAGCAGGAGAAGTCAGCCGTCTTCGACGTGTACATGGACGGCGTCTCCGTCGAGGTCGAGGAGGAGCAGTTCGAGGACATGGAGATCACCGAGGAGGACAAGCAGGCCATCGTCTCCCTCTCCAACGAACCCGACATCTACGAGCGGATGGTCGGCTCCATCGCGCCCTCCATCTACGGCTACGAGCAGGAGAAGCTCGCGATGATCCTCCAGCTGTTCTCCGGCGTCACAAAGCACCTCCCCGACGAGTCCCGGATCCGGGGCGACCTGCACATGCTCCTGATCGGGGATCCGGGTACGGGCAAATGTGTTACCGGTGATACGAGAGTGACGCTGGCCGACGGGACCCAGCGGCCGATCCGGGAGATCGTCGAGTCGCAGCTGGACGATCCAAAACCGGTCGACGACGGAGTGTACCAGGAGGTGGATATTCCACTGCCGTCGATGGACGACGACGGGGAACTCGTCCACAAACGAGCCACAAAGGTGTGGAAGCGGGAAGCACCCGAACGGATGTATCGGATCCGGACGGCGACCGGTACGGAACTCGAAGTCACCCCGTCGCATCCGTTGTTCGTTCAATCCGACAACGGATTCGCTGCAGTCCCGGCGGAAGACCTTCGAGACGGCGATTTCGTTGCAGTCCCTGATACGCTGCCGACCGCAGGGGACGACACGATTACCACCTCGTATCGACGAGCGAAGTCGAACAACGCGGTTCGGTTAGATCTACCCGAAGAGTGGACGGCAAAACTGGCACGACTGGTCGGATACATCATCGCAGAAGGGTACGTCGAGCGGCGCGACGACAACACCGGACACGTTTTCGTAACGAACAACGACCGGGAGATCCTCGACGATGTGAGTGACGCGCTCAATGCACTGGGACTGAACTACACTGAACGCAGGTCCCATCCCGGGAAATCAGCCAAAGAGATCTACTGTTCGTCGTCCGAGTTCGTCACCTTCCTCGAGAACCTCGAACCGTCGATCCTCGAATCCTCGGCCGATCAACGAGTGCCGGACGCAGTGATGAGCGCAACGAAGGCGACGAAAGCCGAGTTCCTGCGAGCGTACGTCGACGCCGAGGGCCACGTCTCGGCAACCCAGCGGGAGTTAGCAGTTGCCTCAGCGAGCGAGGAATTGCTCAGGGACGTTCGTAGCCTCCTGTTATCGGTCGGGATCACCTCCCAGCAGTTCGAGCGGGCCAACGGAAGTTATCGGCTCCGTGTGAGTGGAGAGCAGTTCCAGCGATACCGCGAACGGGTCGGGTTCGTTACGGACAGGAAAGCCAAGGCGGCGCGGGAAGTTGACGAGGGGGAGACGAATACCAACCGGGACGTTATCCCCGAAGTGGGAGACGACTTGCGACGGGTTCGGGAGCGACTCCGTCTCACTCAGTTCGATTGCGGTATCCCTCGGCCGACGTACCAACACTACGAGCGGGGAGACCGAAACCCCAGTCGGGAAAGCCTCCGAGAGGTCGTTTCGAGGTTCGAGGAACGGTTGAACGAACTTCGGGACCTCCAGGAAAGCGTCGAATCCGGGAACTGGACCGCAGTCGAGACAGCGCGCCAACTCCTGGGGCTCTCACAAACGGAGTTGGCAGACGGTATCGGAGTTTGCCAGCGATCCGTCAGTCTCTACGAGCAGGGTGAAGTCGCCCCTGACGGCGGTCGTGTAACCGATGCAAAGCAGGTCGTACAGGACCGGATCGACGATGCACTCGCCGCTGCAAGCGACGTCGAAGCACTCCGATCACTCGTTACGGGCGACGTTCGGTGGGACTGCATAGCGTCGATCCAGTGTGTCGAACCCGAAGAAGACTGGGTGTACGACCTCGAAGTTGCGGACACGCACAACTACCTCACGAACAACGTCGTTTCGCACAACTCCCAGCTCTTATCATATATCCAAAATATCGCGCCCCGGTCCGTCTACACCTCCGGCAAGGGGTCCTCCAGCGCGGGGTTGTGTGTCACCGGGGACACGATGATCCACACCGACGACGGGTACAGACCCATCCGGGACATCGTGACGGAGTCCCTTCCCGACCCGGTTGACACCGAGACGGGCGTCGGGGGGGCGATCGACGTGCGGACGTTCGACCGGAACGCGGGGGAGATGACGGACGCGACCACCTCGCATCTGTGGCGGATGCCGGAGAAACCGTGTCGACGGATCGAAACGAACCACGGGAAAGAGTTGGAAGCGTCGGTGAACACTCCGGTTCTGACCTGCGGGGCGGACGGAATCGAATGGCGACAGATCTCCGAGATCGAAGCGGGCGACCACGTCGCAGTTCCCCGGTACGGCGACCTCGACCGCTCCGAGGTTCGTGTGCGGGAGTTCCTCGAACTGACGAGCGAGAAGGTGCAACTCGCCGAGGGTTCGGTCACGTTCCTCCGGGAGTCGCTCCGGGAGGAGTTCGGGACGCTACGGGACGCCGCAGCGGCACTCGACCTCTCGGAGGATTTCATCTACTGTCACCTCAAGAACCGGCACGTCCCACTGGAGAAGTTAGACCGAATGCTCGACGCCGTCGGCGCGACGCGAGCGGACGTTCAGTTCGACCGGCTGATGGTCAGACACGGTGATAGCATTACGATTCCCGAAACGTTCGACGAGGACCTCATGTATCTGCTGGGGCTCGTGTTCGGCGACGGCGACATCTCGCTCGACCGTCGCGGCGGCAATCGCGGGATGGTCCGGATCTCAAACGGTAACGAAACGTTGCTCGAACGCGCGGCCGATATCTTCGACGAGAAGTTCGACAAGCGTCCGGAGGTCGAACGCCAGGCGGACAAGGTTCCGTGTATCCGCGTCAACAGCGCGACGATAGCGCGGCTGTTCTCGAACGCTGGCATGGAAACGCCAAAGGAGGACCTCGCACTCGCACCGGAGCTGACGGTTGCGGAACACGGCGATGCCTTCCTCCGCGGTCTGATGGACGCCGACGGCTCGGTTTCGGTACGCGACGCCGGCGGTTCGAGCGTTCTGTTGTCGACCATTAGCGACGAGCTAGCCCGACAGGTACAGCTGATGCTCGAAACGTACGGAGTCCGCGCTCGAACGCGAGAGCGCGACCGACGCGGGAGCTACGAACTCGACGACGGCTACACGATCGAGTCCAAGCACGTCCAGCAGTTCGTCGAGATGTACGGCGCGGATATCGACCGCTACGCCGACGCGATCGGCTTCGCGTCCCGTGAAAAGCGACAGGCGCTGGAACGTATCACCGCCGACGAGCGGCGTCAGCGTGAGCGGCTTCCCATCGGATCGACGCTCGCGGCCGTCGAAGGAGAAACGGGCCAGTACTACCAGAACGTCCACCGGGGAGATGATCCCGGTCGAGCGTGGGCCCGGTCGATGCTCGAAGACATCGACCTCGGGCCGGTCGAGACCGAGGTTCGGGAGACGGTCGATGCCGACCTCCGCTGGGACGAGGTCGTCGCCGCCGTCGATACCGGCAGGAAGGAAGTGTTCGACCTGACAGTCCCCGACACGAACAACTTCGTCGGGAACGGCGTCGTCACCCACAACACCGCCGCCGCCGTCCGCGACGACTTCGGGGACGGCCAGCAGTGGACGCTCGAAGCCGGCGCGCTGGTGCTGGCGGACAAGGGCGTCGCCGCGATCGACGAACTCGACAAGATGGCCGCCGACGACCGCTCGGCCATGCACGAGGCGCTCGAACAGCAGAAGATCAGCGTCTCCAAGGCGGGGATCAATGCCACGCTCAAGTCGCGCTGTTCGCTGCTCGGGGCCGCCAACCCCAAGTACGGCCGATTCGACCAGTACGAGTCGATCGGCGAGCAGATCGACCTCGAGCCGGCCCTGATCTCGCGGTTCGACCTGATCTTCACCGTCACCGACCAGCCCGACGAGGAGGAGGACCGCAACCTCGCCGAGCACATCCTGACGACGAACTACGCCGGGGAGCTGAACACCCAGCGCTCGGAGATGGCGTCGCCGGACGTGACCCAGGCGGAGGTCGACGAGGTGACCGAGGAGGTCGACCCGGAGATAGAGGCCGAACTGCTCCGGAAGTACGTCGCCTACGCGAAGCAGAACTGCCATCCGCGGATGACCGACGCGGCGCGGGAGGCGATCCGCGATTTCTACGTCGACCTCCGCGCGAAGGGCCAGGACGAGGACGCACCGGTCCCGGTGACCGCCCGGAAACTGGAGGCGCTGGTGCGCCTCGCGGAGGCAAGCGCCCGCGTGCGGCTCTCGGACACGGTCGAACACGAGGACGCCGAACGGGTCATCGAGATCGTCCGCTCCTGTCTGCAGGACATCGGCGTGGACCCGGAGACGGGCCAGTTCGACGCCGACGTGGTCGAGACGGGCACGTCGAAGACCCAGCGCGACCGCATCCGCAACATCAAGCAACTGATCAGCGACATCGAGGAGGAGTACGACGAGGGCGCGCCGGTCGACGTGGTGCTGGACCGCGCCGACGAGATCGGCATGGACCACTCCAAGGCCGAACACGAGATAGAGAAGCTGAAACAGCAGGGCGAGGTGTACGAGCCCCAGACCGACCACCTCCGGACCACGTAG
- a CDS encoding SLC13 family permease, whose amino-acid sequence MTLPAVPRSAVPLASQPSPAVTTDVLVVFAVVALAVALFVTEYLPVDVTAILLMVLLMVLEPWTGISPEEGIAGFANEATITVLAMLILSAGVARTGTVQILGRRMADFAGDSLDRQLLATVGVAGPASGFVNNTPVVAVLVPVVSDIANRGDTSPSKLLIPLSYASMLGGTLTLIGTSTNILASDVSDRLIGHPFGMFEFTRLGVIVLLVGGLYLLLVGHRLLPERVPPDDDVVREYRVGKYLTEVVVEPGSRLVGTTVDETTAETGFDADIVQLLREGRTFLEPLGPREIRAGDRLRLRADRTAVADLAGRRSLRVTGTPRTESELETAPGGEQTLVEVVVPRGSFLLGETLAGAGFRERYDATVLAFRSRGETVHEGLEGRQIRVGDTLLVQAAPERIDRLARTDELIVAHEPSRPDYRTEKIPHALAIMAGVVGIAAMPWDGVGAATGIAAVEQFLAGGFPILVTALAGVVAMVATGVLQPTEIYESVEWDVIFLLAGVIPLGVALEGTGGAALLGAALAGTGEYLPAIGVLWVFYLGTGLITEVVSNNASVVLMLPVAVDTATRIGANPFAFVLAVTFAASTAFLGPIGYQTNLFVYGPGGYRFTDYFRIGAPLQLLLSVVTVLGIAFFWSV is encoded by the coding sequence GTGACGCTCCCGGCGGTCCCGCGGTCGGCGGTCCCCCTCGCGAGTCAGCCGTCCCCGGCAGTGACGACCGACGTGCTCGTCGTGTTTGCCGTCGTCGCGCTCGCGGTCGCGCTGTTCGTCACGGAGTACCTGCCGGTCGACGTGACCGCGATCCTGCTGATGGTGTTGCTGATGGTGCTGGAGCCGTGGACGGGCATCTCGCCGGAGGAGGGGATCGCGGGGTTCGCGAACGAGGCGACGATAACCGTCCTGGCGATGCTGATCCTCAGCGCCGGCGTCGCGCGGACCGGAACGGTCCAGATCCTCGGCCGGCGGATGGCCGACTTCGCGGGCGACAGCCTCGACCGACAGCTCCTGGCGACCGTCGGCGTCGCCGGGCCGGCGTCGGGCTTCGTCAACAACACGCCGGTCGTGGCGGTGCTGGTGCCGGTCGTCTCCGACATCGCCAACCGGGGCGACACGTCGCCCTCGAAGCTGCTGATCCCGCTGTCGTACGCGTCGATGCTCGGCGGGACGCTGACGCTGATCGGCACGTCGACCAACATCCTCGCCAGCGACGTGTCGGACCGGCTCATCGGCCACCCGTTCGGGATGTTCGAGTTCACCAGGCTGGGCGTCATCGTGTTGCTCGTCGGCGGTCTGTACCTGCTCCTGGTGGGTCACCGGCTGCTGCCCGAGCGGGTGCCGCCCGACGACGACGTGGTCCGGGAGTACCGGGTCGGCAAGTACCTCACGGAGGTCGTCGTCGAACCGGGGTCGCGGCTGGTGGGAACGACGGTCGACGAGACGACCGCCGAAACCGGGTTCGACGCCGACATCGTCCAGCTCCTCCGGGAGGGGCGGACGTTCCTCGAACCCCTCGGCCCGAGGGAGATCCGGGCGGGCGACAGGCTCCGCCTCCGCGCCGACCGGACGGCGGTCGCGGACCTCGCCGGGCGACGGTCGCTCAGGGTCACCGGAACGCCCCGGACCGAGTCGGAACTGGAGACGGCTCCCGGCGGGGAGCAGACGCTCGTCGAGGTGGTCGTTCCGCGCGGGTCGTTCCTGCTCGGCGAGACGCTGGCCGGGGCGGGGTTCCGGGAGCGGTACGACGCGACGGTGCTCGCGTTCCGCAGTCGCGGCGAGACCGTCCACGAGGGGCTGGAGGGGCGGCAGATCCGCGTCGGCGACACGCTGCTGGTCCAGGCCGCGCCCGAGCGGATCGACCGGCTCGCGAGGACCGACGAGCTGATCGTCGCCCACGAACCGTCGCGCCCGGACTACCGCACCGAGAAGATCCCACACGCGCTGGCGATCATGGCCGGCGTCGTCGGGATCGCGGCGATGCCGTGGGACGGGGTCGGCGCGGCCACCGGGATCGCCGCGGTCGAGCAGTTCCTCGCGGGCGGGTTCCCGATCCTCGTGACCGCGCTCGCCGGCGTCGTCGCGATGGTGGCGACCGGCGTGTTGCAGCCGACGGAGATCTACGAGTCCGTCGAATGGGACGTGATCTTCCTGCTCGCGGGCGTGATCCCGCTCGGTGTCGCGCTGGAGGGAACCGGCGGCGCGGCGCTGCTCGGGGCGGCGCTGGCCGGGACCGGAGAGTACCTGCCCGCCATCGGTGTGCTGTGGGTGTTCTACCTCGGAACGGGGCTGATAACCGAGGTGGTGAGTAACAACGCCAGCGTCGTGCTGATGCTTCCCGTCGCCGTCGACACGGCGACGCGGATCGGCGCGAACCCCTTCGCGTTCGTGCTCGCGGTGACCTTCGCCGCCTCGACGGCGTTTCTCGGGCCGATCGGCTACCAGACGAACCTGTTCGTCTACGGCCCCGGCGGCTACCGCTTTACCGACTACTTCCGGATCGGCGCGCCGCTCCAGTTGCTCCTGTCGGTGGTGACGGTCCTCGGGATCGCCTTCTTCTGGTCGGTGTGA
- a CDS encoding SLC13 family permease, producing MAPITPAVAVVFAIIVAALVLFATEAVPVDITALGVMVALLLVEPVSGAFVRAGLLDSAVVVLDSPEQGVSGFASTATITVLAMFILSDGVQRTGIVQLLGQKIAAYTRDDEGRQLGATIGVVGPISGFINNTAAVAILLPMVTDLAHEGNTSPSKLLIPLSYASMFGGTLTLIGTSTNILASDIVARPEFLGRGFGMFEFTALGVLLSVVGTVYLLTVGRWLTPERIKPAGDLTEEFEMGDYLTEVVVREDSPLVGRTVRTTMRELDYDVDLVQLVRGERVFIEPLGPKTIRAGDVFAVRTDRDTLLEISDAEGLDLLPEVEVDESELETAAEAQTLVEVVIPPGSALLGETLVSAGFRQRYDATVLALRRGGDVVRKRMDHVPLRIGDTLLVQATPDSVERLDRNRDFTVAGEVERRTFRRSKIPVALGIVAGVVGVAALDLLPIMVAALAGALGMVVSGCLKPGEVYDAVQWDVIVLLAGVIPLGLAMENSGAAALVADAVVASAAALPAIAVLGLLYVVTALLTNVVSNNASVVLMVPVAFEAATRLGANAFSFVLAVTFAASTAFMTPVGYQTNLFVYGPGGYRFTDYVRVGGPLQLLFAITTTLGIAAIWGV from the coding sequence GTGGCACCCATCACCCCGGCCGTCGCCGTCGTGTTCGCCATCATCGTCGCCGCGCTGGTCCTCTTTGCCACCGAGGCGGTGCCGGTCGACATCACGGCGCTCGGGGTGATGGTCGCGCTCCTGCTGGTCGAGCCGGTCAGCGGCGCGTTCGTCCGGGCCGGCCTGCTCGATTCGGCCGTCGTCGTGCTCGACTCGCCCGAGCAGGGCGTCTCCGGCTTCGCCAGCACGGCGACGATCACCGTGCTGGCCATGTTCATCCTTAGCGACGGCGTCCAGCGGACGGGGATCGTCCAGCTGCTGGGACAGAAAATAGCGGCCTACACCCGCGACGACGAGGGGCGACAGCTCGGCGCGACCATCGGCGTCGTCGGCCCCATCTCCGGGTTCATCAACAACACCGCCGCCGTCGCCATCCTGCTCCCGATGGTCACCGACCTCGCCCACGAGGGAAACACGTCGCCGTCGAAGCTGCTGATCCCGCTGTCGTACGCGTCGATGTTCGGCGGGACGCTGACGCTCATCGGCACGTCGACCAACATCCTCGCCAGCGACATCGTCGCCCGCCCGGAGTTTCTCGGCCGGGGGTTCGGCATGTTCGAGTTCACCGCGCTCGGCGTGCTGCTGAGCGTCGTCGGCACGGTCTACCTGCTCACCGTCGGGCGGTGGCTCACCCCCGAGCGCATCAAACCCGCCGGGGACCTCACCGAGGAGTTCGAGATGGGCGACTACCTCACCGAGGTCGTCGTCCGCGAGGACTCGCCGCTGGTCGGCCGGACCGTCCGGACGACGATGCGGGAACTCGACTACGACGTGGACCTCGTCCAGTTAGTCCGGGGCGAGCGCGTGTTCATCGAGCCGCTCGGTCCGAAGACGATCCGGGCGGGCGACGTGTTCGCCGTCCGGACCGACCGCGACACCCTCCTGGAGATAAGCGACGCCGAGGGGCTGGACCTCCTCCCGGAGGTCGAGGTCGACGAGTCGGAACTGGAGACGGCCGCTGAAGCGCAGACGCTCGTGGAGGTGGTGATCCCGCCGGGGTCGGCGCTGCTGGGCGAGACGCTCGTCTCCGCCGGGTTCCGGCAGCGCTACGACGCGACGGTGCTCGCGCTCCGGCGCGGCGGCGACGTGGTGCGCAAGCGCATGGACCACGTCCCGCTTCGGATCGGCGACACCCTGCTCGTGCAGGCGACGCCGGACAGCGTCGAACGGCTCGACCGCAACCGGGATTTCACCGTCGCCGGCGAGGTCGAGCGCCGGACGTTCCGCCGGTCGAAGATCCCCGTCGCGCTGGGGATCGTCGCCGGCGTCGTCGGCGTCGCCGCGCTCGACCTCCTCCCGATCATGGTCGCGGCGCTCGCGGGCGCGCTCGGGATGGTTGTGTCGGGCTGTCTCAAGCCCGGCGAGGTGTACGACGCCGTTCAGTGGGACGTGATCGTCCTGCTCGCGGGCGTGATCCCGCTCGGGCTGGCGATGGAGAACTCCGGGGCGGCCGCGCTGGTCGCCGACGCCGTCGTGGCGAGCGCCGCCGCCCTGCCGGCGATCGCCGTGCTCGGCCTGCTGTACGTCGTCACCGCGCTCCTGACCAACGTCGTCAGCAACAACGCCAGCGTCGTGCTCATGGTGCCGGTCGCCTTCGAGGCGGCGACCCGGCTCGGCGCGAACGCGTTCTCGTTCGTCCTCGCCGTCACCTTCGCCGCCAGCACCGCGTTCATGACGCCGGTGGGCTACCAGACGAACCTGTTCGTCTACGGGCCCGGCGGCTACCGCTTCACCGACTACGTCCGCGTCGGCGGGCCGCTCCAGTTGCTGTTTGCTATCACGACGACGCTCGGCATCGCCGCGATCTGGGGCGTCTGA